A stretch of the Planctomycetota bacterium genome encodes the following:
- a CDS encoding DNA repair helicase XPB produces MSAALKPLIVQSDRTLLLEVAHPEYEAARSELARFAELVKSPEHVHTYRLTPLSLWNAAAAGLSADAILGALERFSRYPIPPNVAFEIRDQVARYGRLRLVGRGAGYAVECADAALAEEIWGHKDLRPLFSGRPEPQVLELPAGSRGLVKQALTRAGYPVDDRAGYVEGAPLEAAIRPEVALRGYQRDAAEAFLATSAASAGGSGVIVLPCGAGKTVVAMEVIARLRTHTLILCTGGMALHQWRRELLEKTTIRPEEIGAYSGEAKDLRPVTLATYQILTHRRRKEGEFTHFALFDRMNWGLIVYDEVHLLPAEVFRATALLQARRRLGLTATLIREDGLETDVFSLIGPKKYDAPWKDLERQGWIAPASCVEIRVSLGEPDRMRYASASEREKFRIAAENPVKMDVVHDLLRRHADDRVLVIGQYLDQLDRLSRAYALPLITGETRLKERDRLLEAFRKGEIRRLALSKVGNFSIDLPEANVLIQVSGQFGSRQEEAQRLGRVLRPKKGGGAARFYTVVSRGTCEEEFAANRQLFLTEQGYAYEIVADGALYAPGVGRISQC; encoded by the coding sequence ATGAGCGCCGCGCTCAAGCCGCTGATCGTCCAGTCGGACCGCACGCTTCTTCTCGAAGTGGCGCATCCGGAGTACGAGGCGGCGCGCTCGGAGCTGGCGCGGTTCGCCGAGCTCGTCAAGAGTCCTGAGCACGTCCACACGTACCGGCTGACGCCGCTTTCGCTCTGGAACGCGGCGGCGGCGGGACTTTCGGCGGACGCGATCCTGGGGGCGCTCGAGCGCTTCTCGCGGTATCCGATTCCCCCCAACGTGGCCTTCGAGATCCGCGATCAGGTGGCGCGCTACGGGAGGCTGCGCCTGGTGGGGCGCGGGGCGGGCTACGCCGTGGAATGCGCGGACGCGGCGCTGGCGGAGGAGATCTGGGGGCACAAGGATCTGCGGCCGCTTTTCTCGGGGCGGCCCGAGCCGCAGGTTCTCGAGCTTCCGGCGGGCTCGCGGGGGCTCGTCAAGCAGGCGCTCACCCGGGCGGGGTATCCGGTGGACGACCGCGCGGGCTACGTGGAGGGCGCGCCGCTCGAGGCCGCGATCCGGCCCGAGGTGGCGCTGCGGGGCTACCAGCGCGACGCGGCGGAGGCGTTCCTGGCGACCAGCGCCGCCTCCGCGGGCGGAAGCGGGGTGATCGTTCTTCCCTGCGGGGCGGGGAAGACCGTGGTGGCCATGGAGGTGATCGCGCGGCTCAGGACCCACACGCTCATCCTCTGCACGGGCGGGATGGCGCTTCATCAATGGCGCCGCGAGCTGCTCGAGAAGACCACGATCCGTCCCGAGGAAATCGGAGCGTACAGCGGCGAGGCCAAGGACCTGCGTCCCGTGACGCTGGCGACGTACCAGATCCTGACCCATCGGCGGCGCAAGGAGGGAGAGTTTACGCACTTTGCGCTCTTCGACCGGATGAACTGGGGGCTCATCGTCTACGACGAGGTGCACCTTCTGCCGGCGGAGGTGTTCCGCGCGACGGCGCTCCTTCAGGCGCGCCGTCGGCTGGGACTGACCGCCACGCTCATCCGGGAGGACGGCCTGGAGACGGACGTCTTCAGCCTGATCGGTCCGAAGAAGTACGACGCCCCGTGGAAGGACCTCGAACGGCAGGGGTGGATCGCGCCGGCCTCCTGCGTGGAGATCCGCGTGTCCCTGGGGGAACCCGACCGGATGCGGTACGCCTCGGCGTCCGAGCGCGAGAAGTTCCGGATCGCGGCGGAGAATCCCGTCAAGATGGACGTGGTTCACGATCTTCTCCGGCGTCACGCCGACGACCGCGTGCTGGTGATCGGGCAATACCTGGATCAGCTCGACCGCCTGTCCCGGGCGTACGCGCTGCCCCTGATCACGGGGGAAACGCGGCTCAAGGAGCGGGACCGCCTGCTGGAGGCGTTCCGGAAGGGCGAGATTCGCCGGCTGGCGCTTTCGAAAGTGGGAAACTTTTCGATCGATCTTCCCGAAGCCAACGTGCTCATTCAGGTTTCGGGGCAGTTCGGGTCCCGTCAGGAGGAGGCGCAGCGTCTGGGGCGGGTGCTCCGGCCCAAGAAGGGCGGCGGGGCCGCCCGATTCTACACGGTGGTTTCGCGGGGGACCTGCGAGGAGGAGTTCGCGGCGAACCGGCAGCTCTTTCTGACCGAGCAGGGGTACGCCTACGAGATCGTGGCCGACGGCGCGCTGTACGCCCCCGGCGTGGGGAGGATCTCGCAATGCTGA